One Polaribacter reichenbachii genomic window, TCCAGATTTCTGAAATTGCTCCAATAAGATTTCTCTAGTTTCTTTAAAATATTTTTCGGTTTGAAAATACCCTTTTACAAATTCATTTCCTTTTAAATTGATTAAATCATTATTAAAAAGTAAACTCTTTTCTTTTACATTTTTTTTAATTTTTACGAGAGATAAAAACGTTGGAATAATACCAGCAACTTTTAAATCAATATTGTATTTATCAAGTTGATAGCCTCCATGTAATTTATAAGTTTTGAATTTAGAAATATCAATTTTTACATCAAAACCCTTTTGCTGAAGCGATTTTGCATACGCATATTGAAACATTTGATTTCCTAACCCACCAACAATTCTAACAATAATCATTTAAATACTAATTTTGTAAATCTTAAGAAAACAAAAGTACAAATGTTATCACGATATTCTTTTATCAATTATAGGTTTAAAAGGATAGAAAATTATAAATTTGCCTCACTTTTAGAAATATGAAGTATACAGAAGCAATTTCATCAGAAATATTTAGTGTAATCTCTAAAGCATCCAAAGAATTAAATGTAGATTCTTATGTGATTGGAGGTTTTGTGCGCGATTTTTTTCTGAAAAGAGGAACAGCAAAAGACATAGATGTTGTTGCTGTAGGTAGTGGAATCGATTTGGCATTACAAGTGTCTAAACTTTTACCCAACAAACCAAAAGTACAGGTTTTTAAAACGTATGGCACAGCAATGTTGCGTTTTAAAGAGGTAGAAATTGAGTTTGTTGGTGCAAGAAAAGAATCTTACACTGAAGATAGTAGAAATCCAGAAGTTACAGCAGGGACTTTAAAAGACGACCAAAATAGACGAGATTTTACCATAAATGCGTTAGCTTTAAGTTTAAATGATAACAATTTTGGTGAACTTTTAGATCCTTTTAATGGAATTCTAGATTTAGAAAACAAAATAATTCGAACACCTTTAGATCCTGATATTACCTATTCTGATGATCCTTTAAGAATGATGAGAGCAATTCGTTTTGCTACACAATTAAATTTTGAAATAGAATCAGAATCTCTTGAAGCTATTGGTAAAAACTCGCAAAGACTTAAAATAATTACAAGAGAAAGAATAGTTGATGAATTGAATAGAATTTTATCATCGCCAAAACCTTCTATAGGATTTTTATTGTTAGAAAAAACAAAACTGTTGCCACAAATTTTACCAGAAATTGTTGCTTTAAAAGGAGTAGAAGAGGTTGAAGGGCAAATGCATAAAGATAATTTTTATCATACATTCGAAGTTGTAGATAATATTGCAGAACACACAGAAGATGTTTGGTTAAGATGGTCTGCTTTATTACACGATATTGGAAAAGCACCCACAAAAAGATTTTCTAAGAAAGTAGGTTGGACATTTCATTCTCACGAATTTGTAGGTTCTAAAATGGTATATAAAATCTTTAAAAGGTTAAAAATGCCATTAAATAACAAGATGAAGTTTGTTCAAAAAATGGTGTTATTAAGTTCAAGACCCATTGTTTTAGCTTCGGATGTTAATGATTCTGCTGTAAGACGTTTGGTTTTTGATGCTGGTGATGATATTAACTCGTTAATGACACTTTGTGAAGCAGATATTACCACTAAAAATCCAAGAAAATTTAAACGTTATCATAAAAACTTTGAATTGGTAAGAACCAAAATTAAAGAAGTAGA contains:
- a CDS encoding CCA tRNA nucleotidyltransferase, which codes for MKYTEAISSEIFSVISKASKELNVDSYVIGGFVRDFFLKRGTAKDIDVVAVGSGIDLALQVSKLLPNKPKVQVFKTYGTAMLRFKEVEIEFVGARKESYTEDSRNPEVTAGTLKDDQNRRDFTINALALSLNDNNFGELLDPFNGILDLENKIIRTPLDPDITYSDDPLRMMRAIRFATQLNFEIESESLEAIGKNSQRLKIITRERIVDELNRILSSPKPSIGFLLLEKTKLLPQILPEIVALKGVEEVEGQMHKDNFYHTFEVVDNIAEHTEDVWLRWSALLHDIGKAPTKRFSKKVGWTFHSHEFVGSKMVYKIFKRLKMPLNNKMKFVQKMVLLSSRPIVLASDVNDSAVRRLVFDAGDDINSLMTLCEADITTKNPRKFKRYHKNFELVRTKIKEVEERDRVRNFQPPVTGEEIMEAFNLKPCREIGQIKEAIKEAILDGKIPNEHKASYDFMIEKGKSLGLTTFQ